In Gimesia benthica, a single window of DNA contains:
- the recA gene encoding recombinase RecA has translation MAAKARSKRAATPPAPSNNGTKDSEGMLKNALGQIEQAFGKGSIMKLTGENARAVPSIASGALSLDLALGGHGFPRGRIIELYGPESSGKTTLALHVIANAQKEGGIAAFIDAEHALDPVWAKKLGVNISELLVSQPTYGEEGLQIAEMLIKSNSVDVIVVDSVAALVPKAELDGEIGDSHVGLQARMMSQAMRKLTGAISKSKTTVIFINQIREKIGVMFGSPETTPGGRALKFYSSVRVDVRRIATLKDGDTVTGIRMKAKIVKNKIAPPFRIAEFDMLSTGGINFELDLLDLAVENKIVKKSGSWFSYGETRLGQGRDRSKAVLEENPELCLEIKQKVLEAQGLVASTEEELEPETEPEAVEA, from the coding sequence ATGGCCGCTAAAGCAAGATCAAAACGGGCTGCTACCCCTCCCGCTCCCAGCAATAATGGAACCAAAGATTCCGAGGGGATGCTCAAAAACGCATTGGGACAAATCGAACAGGCGTTCGGTAAAGGCTCCATCATGAAACTCACCGGGGAAAACGCCCGCGCGGTCCCCTCGATCGCCAGCGGTGCCCTGTCCCTTGACCTGGCCCTCGGAGGCCATGGATTTCCCCGTGGCCGTATTATCGAACTCTACGGACCGGAATCCAGCGGTAAAACCACCCTGGCCCTGCACGTTATCGCCAACGCCCAGAAAGAGGGTGGCATCGCCGCGTTTATCGACGCCGAGCATGCTCTCGATCCCGTCTGGGCCAAAAAACTGGGCGTCAACATCTCCGAACTGCTGGTCAGTCAGCCGACCTACGGCGAAGAAGGCCTGCAGATTGCTGAAATGCTGATCAAATCCAATTCGGTCGATGTCATCGTTGTCGACTCGGTCGCTGCCCTGGTCCCGAAGGCGGAACTGGATGGCGAAATCGGTGACTCACACGTCGGCCTGCAGGCACGTATGATGAGTCAGGCCATGCGGAAACTGACCGGTGCCATTTCCAAATCCAAAACCACGGTGATCTTCATCAACCAGATCCGTGAAAAGATTGGCGTCATGTTCGGCAGCCCCGAAACGACTCCCGGCGGTCGCGCATTGAAGTTCTACAGTTCCGTTCGCGTTGACGTCCGTCGTATCGCGACACTCAAAGACGGTGACACGGTGACCGGCATTCGCATGAAAGCCAAGATCGTCAAGAACAAAATTGCACCTCCGTTCCGCATTGCTGAGTTTGACATGCTCTCCACCGGAGGCATCAATTTCGAACTCGACCTGCTGGACCTTGCCGTGGAAAACAAAATCGTCAAGAAGAGCGGCAGCTGGTTCAGCTATGGTGAAACGCGACTGGGTCAGGGTCGGGACCGTTCCAAAGCGGTGCTCGAGGAAAACCCCGAACTCTGTCTGGAGATTAAACAGAAGGTCCTGGAAGCCCAGGGGCTGGTTGCCTCCACCGAGGAAGAACTGGAACCGGAAACAGAACCGGAAGCCGTCGAGGCCTGA
- the alaS gene encoding alanine--tRNA ligase codes for MKTDELRESYLSFFEEKGCVRRPSDVLVPRDDPTVLFTPAGMNQFKDQFLGVGKLEFTKATTCQMCLRTGDIQNVGVTAYHHTFFEMLGNFSFGDYFKREAIHWAWEYLTSKKFLGLDPNLLSVTVYLEDDEAYNIWHDEIKLPANRISRENEHENFWPAGAPSDGPDGVCGPCSEIFYHPNGGKDNVEIWNLVFTQFNRVGDPPNNLKPLPKKNIDTGMGLERTASVLQGVRSNFEIDTLKQLCLAAGDVVGTGYGFDKPTGRPLRRISDHVRAITFSIHEGVNPGRDKESYVVRQLLRRALLEGYLLGKQEPFLYQLVPAVVDIMQTPYPEIAKTVEHVQHTIKEEEEQFLGVIEKGLTRFEGFLKKAEQEGKSEIAGEDAFDLHQTDGFLIELTEALAAKNNISVNRTEFNNLMQQHKEGSGSGLFLDSVMSEGPLTALHKTTSDTQFKGYETTVDEGKVVGIIAEDRLVESVVEKGHAHPVVVVLDQTPFYAEAGGQVGDTGYLEGEGLKFEVVNTQRNGGLILHIGHLQEGKLEQGQTLKATVIEPRRSGIQRAHSATHLLHHALHTVIGDSAMQRGSKVEQDTLRFDFSHSKALTPEEISQVEDIINQRISEGASVTTQLMKLQDARNLGAMALFGEKYPDNVRVVQMGDFSIELCGGTHLTNTGQVGLCKIVNEEPVAKGVRRIHALTGPKALEKTRNSEKLLQEIAGQLKAPRLDELPQKIAHLQDEIREMKKQLLKFSSKSLAGTADELLDEAPVVNDVKIVAYHAKDVSRDQLRELADHLRKKGKQVALILGTEIDGKVALMAAVNQELVKQGLKAGDCVKAAAKVVGGGGGGRPDMAEAGGKDPEQLDAALKTGADYYRSQLEG; via the coding sequence ATGAAAACAGACGAACTTCGCGAGAGTTATCTTTCCTTCTTTGAAGAAAAAGGCTGTGTCAGAAGACCATCCGACGTTCTGGTCCCCCGGGATGACCCTACGGTTCTGTTTACACCCGCCGGGATGAACCAGTTCAAAGATCAGTTTCTGGGCGTAGGCAAGCTGGAATTCACAAAAGCCACCACCTGTCAGATGTGCCTCCGCACCGGCGATATTCAAAACGTCGGCGTCACCGCTTACCACCATACCTTCTTCGAAATGCTGGGGAATTTCTCGTTTGGAGATTACTTCAAACGCGAAGCCATTCACTGGGCCTGGGAATATCTGACCTCTAAGAAATTTCTGGGCCTCGATCCCAACCTGCTCTCCGTCACCGTCTACCTGGAAGACGATGAGGCCTACAACATCTGGCACGATGAAATCAAGCTCCCCGCCAACCGCATCAGCCGCGAAAACGAACACGAAAACTTCTGGCCCGCCGGTGCTCCTTCAGATGGCCCCGACGGTGTCTGCGGCCCATGTAGCGAAATCTTCTACCACCCCAACGGCGGTAAAGATAACGTTGAAATCTGGAACCTGGTCTTCACCCAGTTCAACCGCGTCGGCGATCCGCCTAATAATCTCAAACCGCTGCCTAAGAAAAACATCGACACCGGAATGGGGCTGGAACGTACCGCTTCCGTTCTGCAGGGCGTGCGCAGCAACTTCGAAATCGATACGCTGAAGCAACTCTGTCTGGCCGCCGGCGATGTTGTCGGCACCGGCTATGGATTCGACAAACCAACGGGCCGTCCGCTCCGTCGTATCTCCGATCACGTTCGCGCCATCACCTTCAGTATCCACGAAGGGGTTAACCCCGGTCGCGATAAGGAAAGCTACGTCGTTCGGCAGCTCCTCCGTCGCGCCTTGCTCGAAGGCTATCTGCTCGGTAAACAGGAACCGTTCCTGTATCAACTGGTGCCGGCTGTCGTCGACATCATGCAGACTCCCTACCCGGAAATCGCCAAGACTGTCGAACACGTACAGCACACCATCAAGGAAGAGGAAGAACAGTTCCTGGGCGTCATCGAAAAAGGTCTCACTCGCTTCGAAGGCTTCCTGAAAAAAGCCGAACAGGAAGGCAAATCGGAAATCGCCGGTGAAGATGCTTTCGACCTGCACCAGACTGATGGCTTCCTGATCGAACTCACCGAAGCTCTCGCTGCTAAAAACAATATCAGCGTCAATCGCACGGAATTCAACAACCTGATGCAGCAGCACAAAGAAGGCAGCGGCAGCGGGTTGTTCCTCGATTCGGTTATGTCAGAAGGTCCGCTGACAGCGCTGCACAAAACCACCAGCGACACGCAATTCAAAGGCTATGAAACCACCGTGGATGAAGGTAAGGTCGTCGGCATTATCGCTGAAGATCGCCTGGTGGAATCCGTCGTGGAAAAGGGTCATGCCCATCCCGTCGTTGTCGTGCTCGATCAGACCCCTTTCTATGCCGAAGCCGGTGGTCAGGTGGGAGACACGGGTTACCTCGAAGGAGAAGGCCTGAAATTTGAAGTCGTGAATACCCAGCGTAACGGCGGATTGATTCTGCACATCGGTCATCTGCAGGAAGGCAAACTGGAACAGGGACAAACCCTCAAGGCTACGGTAATCGAACCGCGCCGGTCCGGCATCCAGCGTGCTCACTCCGCCACTCACCTGCTGCATCACGCCCTGCACACCGTCATCGGCGACAGCGCCATGCAGCGGGGGTCGAAAGTCGAACAGGACACACTCCGCTTCGACTTCTCACACAGCAAGGCACTCACCCCCGAAGAAATCAGCCAGGTCGAAGATATCATCAACCAGCGGATTTCCGAAGGCGCCTCTGTCACCACCCAGTTGATGAAACTGCAGGATGCCCGCAACCTGGGAGCCATGGCTCTCTTCGGTGAGAAATATCCTGACAATGTCCGCGTGGTCCAGATGGGTGACTTCAGTATCGAACTCTGCGGGGGAACCCACCTCACCAATACGGGACAGGTCGGACTCTGCAAGATCGTTAATGAAGAACCGGTCGCCAAAGGCGTTCGTCGAATTCACGCTTTAACCGGCCCGAAAGCCCTGGAAAAGACGCGCAACAGCGAAAAGCTGCTGCAGGAAATCGCTGGTCAGCTCAAAGCGCCTCGACTGGATGAACTTCCCCAGAAAATCGCCCATCTGCAGGACGAAATCCGGGAAATGAAAAAACAGCTGCTTAAGTTCTCCAGTAAATCACTGGCGGGAACCGCCGATGAACTGCTGGATGAAGCACCTGTTGTGAACGATGTCAAAATCGTGGCCTATCACGCGAAAGATGTCTCACGCGATCAGTTGCGGGAACTGGCAGACCACCTGCGGAAGAAAGGCAAACAGGTCGCACTGATCCTGGGTACCGAGATTGACGGCAAAGTCGCTTTGATGGCCGCCGTTAACCAGGAGCTGGTAAAACAGGGACTCAAAGCCGGTGACTGCGTGAAAGCAGCTGCCAAAGTGGTCGGCGGAGGCGGCGGTGGTCGTCCCGATATGGCCGAAGCCGGCGGTAAGGATCCGGAACAACTCGACGCCGCTCTGAAAACCGGCGCAGACTACTACCGCAGTCAGCTCGAAGGTTAA
- a CDS encoding DUF1573 domain-containing protein, with protein MNFRTVTTVVVLFIALAGTVWLGRTNSELKTVAPVKPASEPDEKRPKIAPNGPYPKAVVPQPIYFFGSMAVGQSMSHKFVIKNEGEVPLEVQKGATTCKCTLSEMQDNLVPPGKHIEVELTWTPKAAQERFGQTATIYTNDPEKKEIKLQIEGAANSLISFTGDYQGSANWALPVMSSTEPVKYTGKIHTKYLDEFKILEIEADHPGLTSTFRPLTKQELKEVDAKTGYAVEVTADPDKFPLGGFNERMLLKTDIPNEPHDHPEGEGHDHKHDADPGTRDFIIQVSGNHTGPIRIVPTFGVRWDPASMHLNLGEFSAEKGKTAVLSMFVEGLDEPLKILDQQIEPGSLKFEIEKDESFDSKNKQRYLLKFIIPEGQPPVSFGRGNLAKVKLSTNHPRAKNIEFKVQFISL; from the coding sequence ATGAATTTTCGAACTGTTACAACTGTAGTTGTTCTGTTTATCGCCCTCGCGGGTACCGTCTGGCTGGGCCGGACCAATAGTGAACTCAAGACAGTTGCCCCCGTCAAACCCGCCTCCGAGCCGGATGAGAAGCGTCCCAAAATCGCACCTAACGGACCGTATCCCAAAGCAGTCGTACCACAGCCGATCTACTTCTTCGGCAGCATGGCAGTCGGGCAGTCCATGTCCCACAAATTTGTCATCAAAAACGAAGGCGAAGTCCCTCTGGAAGTACAGAAAGGGGCCACCACCTGTAAATGTACTCTGAGTGAGATGCAGGACAATCTGGTCCCGCCCGGTAAACACATTGAAGTCGAACTCACCTGGACCCCCAAAGCAGCTCAGGAACGCTTCGGTCAGACCGCAACGATTTACACCAATGATCCCGAGAAAAAAGAAATCAAACTCCAGATCGAAGGAGCCGCAAACAGCCTGATCTCCTTTACCGGCGATTATCAGGGCTCTGCTAACTGGGCCTTACCCGTCATGAGCAGCACGGAACCCGTGAAATACACCGGTAAGATTCATACGAAATATCTGGATGAATTCAAAATTCTGGAAATCGAAGCCGATCACCCCGGCCTCACTTCCACCTTCCGACCGCTCACCAAACAGGAACTCAAAGAAGTGGATGCCAAGACCGGCTACGCGGTCGAAGTCACCGCAGATCCAGATAAATTTCCCCTGGGTGGTTTCAACGAACGCATGCTGCTCAAAACCGACATCCCCAACGAGCCACACGACCACCCAGAGGGCGAAGGACATGATCATAAACATGACGCTGATCCGGGAACCAGAGATTTCATCATCCAGGTCTCGGGAAATCACACCGGCCCCATCCGCATCGTCCCCACCTTCGGCGTCCGCTGGGATCCGGCCAGTATGCACCTGAATCTGGGCGAGTTTTCAGCAGAAAAAGGCAAAACTGCAGTCCTCTCCATGTTCGTGGAAGGGCTTGACGAACCGCTGAAAATCCTCGACCAGCAGATCGAGCCCGGCTCCCTGAAATTTGAAATTGAAAAAGACGAATCCTTTGATTCCAAAAACAAACAGCGCTACTTACTGAAATTTATCATTCCTGAAGGGCAACCTCCTGTCTCATTCGGCCGTGGGAATCTGGCAAAGGTGAAATTAAGTACCAACCACCCCCGCGCCAAAAACATCGAGTTCAAGGTTCAGTTCATTTCACTGTAA
- the cyaB gene encoding class IV adenylate cyclase, protein MPNIADFYFYQRRSPMLEIEQKFRIPDQSQLLAQLEQIGAEQGATLDQEDYYFAHPSRNFVETDEALRIRRIGTENHITYKGPKRATVSKIRKEIELAFETGPEALAQLKEMLELLGFQPVRNVKKQRTPYSFHHEQRHFEITIDEVEGLGTFAEVETLAEEEELEQAEAAVIQLAEQLGLSSPIRTSYLGMLMQQAEDS, encoded by the coding sequence TTGCCTAATATTGCAGACTTCTACTTTTATCAGAGACGTTCCCCCATGCTGGAAATCGAACAGAAATTTCGAATCCCCGATCAATCGCAGCTGCTTGCGCAACTCGAACAGATCGGTGCTGAGCAGGGTGCGACGCTGGATCAGGAAGATTACTACTTCGCTCATCCCAGTCGGAACTTTGTCGAAACTGACGAGGCACTCCGCATCCGCCGGATTGGCACTGAGAATCACATTACCTACAAAGGCCCGAAGCGGGCCACGGTCAGCAAGATTCGCAAAGAGATCGAACTGGCATTCGAAACGGGCCCCGAGGCTCTGGCCCAGCTGAAAGAGATGCTCGAACTCCTCGGCTTCCAGCCCGTGCGAAATGTAAAAAAACAGCGGACTCCCTACTCCTTTCATCACGAGCAGCGGCACTTCGAGATCACCATTGACGAAGTCGAAGGGCTCGGCACCTTTGCCGAGGTAGAAACTCTGGCAGAGGAAGAGGAACTGGAACAGGCCGAAGCCGCAGTCATCCAGTTGGCAGAACAACTCGGGCTCTCCTCCCCCATCCGCACCTCATACCTGGGAATGTTGATGCAACAGGCTGAGGACTCCTGA
- a CDS encoding dihydrodipicolinate synthase family protein, with product MQSETKLRGIFTPNLVPYDSRGEINEPELRRYIDWLIEKGVHGLYPNGSTGEFTRFTPEERKRIVAIIADQTRGRVPILAGAAEANVRETIKACEYYYELGIRAVAIVAPFYYKLSPASVYAYFKEIGDNTPIDVTLYNIPMFASPIDVPTIQRLSEECEKIVAIKDSSGDLPNMIRMIQAVRPNRPEFSFLTGWDAALMPLMLIGADGGTNASSGVVPELTRKLYDLTTSGQLDEARRVQYDLLTLFDTMIYSAEFPEGFRAAVELRGFNMGQGRQPITSEQKTDIVTLSRTLQCMLSEHGFTNEPIGGCATGVSEDLSASDVSQIVQHVVAELNRRKLL from the coding sequence ATGCAGTCCGAGACCAAGCTCCGTGGTATCTTCACTCCCAACCTGGTTCCCTACGATTCTCGTGGTGAAATTAATGAGCCGGAATTACGCCGTTATATTGACTGGCTGATCGAAAAGGGAGTGCATGGGCTCTATCCCAACGGTTCTACGGGGGAATTCACTCGTTTTACTCCTGAAGAACGCAAACGAATTGTAGCCATCATTGCGGATCAGACTCGCGGCCGTGTACCGATTCTGGCCGGGGCTGCGGAAGCCAATGTGCGGGAAACGATCAAGGCCTGCGAGTACTACTACGAACTGGGTATTCGGGCAGTCGCCATTGTGGCTCCTTTTTATTACAAGTTGAGCCCGGCCTCTGTTTATGCCTATTTTAAGGAAATTGGGGATAATACTCCCATCGATGTGACTCTGTATAACATTCCGATGTTTGCGAGTCCGATCGATGTACCAACGATCCAGCGTCTTTCAGAAGAATGTGAAAAGATCGTGGCGATCAAAGATTCCTCTGGCGATCTGCCCAACATGATTCGTATGATTCAGGCCGTGCGGCCCAACCGTCCGGAATTCTCATTTCTGACAGGCTGGGATGCGGCACTCATGCCGTTGATGCTGATTGGTGCAGACGGGGGAACCAATGCGAGTTCTGGTGTCGTACCGGAGCTGACACGCAAGCTGTATGACCTGACCACTTCCGGTCAGCTCGATGAAGCCCGTCGTGTGCAATATGATCTGCTGACGCTGTTCGATACGATGATCTATTCTGCTGAGTTTCCGGAAGGGTTCCGGGCTGCGGTTGAACTCCGTGGGTTCAATATGGGGCAGGGACGTCAGCCGATTACATCCGAACAGAAAACGGATATCGTGACTTTGAGTCGTACGCTGCAGTGCATGCTGTCTGAGCATGGCTTCACCAATGAGCCCATCGGTGGCTGTGCGACAGGAGTCAGCGAAGATCTCAGCGCCAGCGACGTGTCGCAGATTGTGCAACATGTCGTCGCTGAGCTGAATCGTCGTAAGCTGCTCTAG
- a CDS encoding trypsin-like peptidase domain-containing protein, giving the protein MSTALKNLIRFHHTLICLIAISACWLSLPTRNLNAQSPDARAVAFAVQQQLVKAIEKAEHSVVAISKIKTRKQQFQSRIPAPFGLDPNQDLNLSHDPQDLNFIPTEFGSGVIIPDPTNQQRVLVLTNFHLTQGGPITGQKKVPEYRLYVHTEDRRGFYATLLAADPRSDLAVLVPAGRVATDASRPLKPVQYGNTESVRKGQFVIALGNPYAIARDGSPSASWGIVSNFHRYPVPIFKNFLNQELSKKETIHHFGTLLQVDTHLDLGTSGGALLDLDGNLIGVTTALAALEGYEKSAGYAIPIDPDTRRIIDSLANGLEPEYGFLGITPGTLDRNEANRNLAGAVNLTESSYVQTSGVKQHSPAQQAGLRTGDLILSINGKPLRNELDLMREVGKAGAGTEAKLQILRGKNPRELTLTVKLGKWPVADDEGIVQTRYRHPLWRGLRVDYPTARAKYTFSPFTYPPAVVVTHVAPDSPAQQAGLTEGTFIRLVNDQPVQTPDAFYQEAQRASTSPVTLQLLDDRKVVLPNSKQ; this is encoded by the coding sequence ATGTCTACAGCTCTGAAAAATCTGATTCGTTTTCATCACACGCTGATTTGCCTCATTGCCATCAGTGCCTGCTGGCTCTCTTTACCGACGCGAAATCTAAACGCCCAGTCCCCCGATGCCCGCGCGGTCGCGTTTGCCGTCCAGCAGCAGCTGGTCAAGGCAATTGAGAAAGCAGAACACTCCGTCGTCGCGATCTCCAAAATCAAAACCCGCAAACAGCAGTTCCAGTCGCGCATCCCCGCTCCGTTCGGACTCGATCCCAATCAGGATCTGAATCTGAGCCATGACCCACAGGATCTGAATTTTATTCCTACCGAATTCGGTTCGGGTGTGATCATTCCGGATCCCACCAATCAGCAAAGGGTATTGGTGCTGACGAATTTCCACCTCACTCAGGGAGGGCCGATCACGGGGCAGAAGAAAGTTCCCGAGTACCGCCTGTACGTCCACACTGAGGACCGCCGCGGATTCTATGCCACGCTCCTCGCTGCCGATCCGAGAAGTGATCTCGCGGTTCTGGTTCCCGCAGGACGAGTTGCGACAGATGCTTCCCGCCCTCTCAAACCGGTCCAGTATGGAAACACGGAATCAGTCCGTAAGGGACAGTTTGTGATCGCACTGGGGAACCCTTACGCCATTGCCCGTGATGGTTCACCGAGTGCCAGCTGGGGCATTGTGAGTAACTTCCACCGCTACCCCGTCCCCATATTTAAAAACTTCCTGAATCAGGAGCTGTCCAAGAAAGAAACCATCCACCACTTCGGAACCCTGCTTCAGGTGGATACACACCTCGACCTGGGAACCAGTGGCGGCGCTCTCCTCGATCTGGATGGTAATCTGATCGGAGTCACAACGGCCCTGGCCGCTCTGGAAGGTTATGAAAAATCGGCAGGCTACGCGATTCCCATCGATCCGGATACGCGGCGGATCATCGACAGCCTGGCAAACGGGCTTGAGCCGGAATACGGTTTCCTGGGGATCACCCCTGGTACCCTTGATCGCAATGAAGCGAACCGAAATCTTGCCGGTGCTGTCAACCTTACAGAGTCGAGCTATGTTCAGACGAGCGGCGTCAAACAGCATTCACCGGCCCAACAGGCGGGCTTGCGCACCGGCGATCTGATCCTTTCAATCAACGGTAAGCCGCTACGCAACGAACTTGACCTGATGCGTGAAGTAGGGAAAGCAGGCGCGGGGACCGAGGCAAAGCTGCAAATCTTGAGAGGAAAAAATCCGCGTGAGTTGACTCTGACAGTGAAACTGGGAAAATGGCCCGTGGCGGATGATGAAGGGATTGTACAAACCCGCTATCGGCATCCCCTCTGGCGCGGTTTAAGAGTCGATTATCCCACTGCCCGTGCAAAATATACGTTTAGTCCGTTCACTTACCCGCCCGCTGTGGTTGTGACGCATGTCGCTCCCGACAGTCCCGCACAACAGGCCGGGCTGACAGAAGGAACGTTCATCCGCCTGGTCAATGATCAGCCGGTACAAACGCCTGACGCGTTCTATCAGGAAGCACAACGGGCCAGCACTTCACCGGTAACATTACAACTTCTGGATGACCGCAAGGTCGTTCTTCCAAACAGTAAGCAATAA
- a CDS encoding multiheme c-type cytochrome: MSYLPQSSFTCLLALLLTLLLGCEGQSTPPATTETATDTTPQSTAQTEPEPSAEKTSAESTSPEQPTVKPEEKQTPVAAGHTPAKSEKTPPKSSDTPPPKPIFEGWPTPKLAIVLTGERHGYLEPCGCTQNQTGGVSLLANLFKQIEDRKWPVTAFDLGGLVKRNRRQSQIKYETILAAMKDMKYGGVALGPEELRFGADIFLQLHNPDPPQPDTTPTFLAANLLVLETPELGKTKFKVVETNGVKIAVTSILGKSRKGQFPDITWQEPAKVLPEVIKEMQATEPDLMLLLSQSSKDESKELAKQFPDFDILLTAGGVEDPLGDPEYIGKTMMVDVGHKGKSAGVVGYYPDADAQGDPRKRFRFTVISLDRQRFKETPKMAEHMQFYQDRLKQEDLAAKELPIDHPRGATFVGAEKCGECHTKAYEKWLTTAHAHAYESLINGRKDQIERGDKIISRIYDPECLSCHVTGWHPQEVIRYKSGFVNKQQSPHLLGQQCENCHGPGSGHIELIDMDKVEEAKKVMRVTLAEAKKTTCYQCHDLDNSPKFEFDSYWEKIKHPWRD, translated from the coding sequence ATGTCTTACCTGCCACAATCCTCTTTCACCTGCCTGCTGGCACTCTTACTGACTCTACTGCTGGGATGCGAAGGGCAATCAACACCGCCCGCCACCACGGAAACAGCCACCGACACGACTCCGCAGAGTACTGCTCAGACAGAACCAGAACCGTCTGCAGAGAAAACATCAGCGGAATCAACCAGCCCCGAGCAGCCGACCGTTAAACCTGAGGAAAAACAGACACCAGTCGCAGCGGGGCACACACCGGCCAAATCAGAAAAAACGCCCCCGAAATCATCTGATACACCTCCGCCAAAACCAATCTTCGAAGGCTGGCCCACTCCTAAACTGGCTATCGTCCTGACCGGCGAACGCCATGGATATCTGGAACCCTGTGGTTGCACACAAAACCAGACAGGTGGGGTCTCGTTACTCGCTAATCTCTTCAAGCAGATTGAAGACCGCAAGTGGCCCGTCACTGCCTTTGACCTGGGCGGTCTGGTAAAACGCAACCGTCGACAGAGTCAGATCAAATACGAAACCATACTGGCTGCCATGAAAGACATGAAGTATGGCGGAGTGGCCCTCGGACCGGAAGAACTTCGTTTTGGAGCCGACATCTTTCTGCAGTTGCACAATCCGGATCCCCCACAGCCTGATACCACACCAACCTTCCTGGCGGCAAATCTCCTGGTCCTGGAGACCCCCGAACTGGGCAAAACCAAGTTCAAAGTTGTTGAGACGAATGGCGTGAAGATCGCCGTCACATCCATTCTGGGGAAAAGTCGCAAAGGACAGTTTCCAGACATTACCTGGCAGGAACCCGCCAAAGTTCTGCCCGAAGTCATCAAAGAAATGCAGGCCACCGAACCAGACCTGATGTTACTGCTGTCGCAATCCAGCAAGGATGAATCCAAGGAACTCGCAAAACAGTTCCCCGACTTCGACATTCTGCTCACCGCCGGCGGAGTCGAAGACCCACTGGGAGATCCCGAGTATATTGGCAAAACGATGATGGTCGATGTGGGACACAAAGGGAAAAGCGCCGGCGTGGTCGGTTACTATCCCGATGCCGATGCCCAAGGCGATCCCAGGAAACGTTTCCGCTTCACGGTCATCTCTCTCGACCGACAGCGGTTTAAAGAAACACCTAAAATGGCCGAACACATGCAGTTCTATCAGGATCGCCTCAAGCAGGAAGATCTTGCCGCCAAAGAACTGCCGATTGACCACCCCCGCGGTGCGACCTTCGTCGGAGCGGAAAAGTGTGGTGAATGTCACACCAAAGCCTATGAAAAATGGTTAACGACCGCCCACGCCCATGCCTACGAGAGCCTGATCAACGGCCGAAAAGACCAGATCGAACGGGGAGATAAAATCATCTCCCGCATCTATGATCCCGAGTGTCTCTCCTGCCACGTCACCGGCTGGCATCCACAGGAAGTCATCCGCTACAAAAGTGGCTTCGTCAACAAACAACAGTCACCGCATCTGCTCGGACAGCAATGTGAAAACTGCCATGGCCCGGGAAGCGGACACATTGAACTCATCGATATGGACAAAGTCGAAGAGGCCAAAAAGGTCATGCGGGTCACGCTTGCCGAAGCCAAGAAAACGACCTGCTATCAGTGCCACGATCTGGATAACAGCCCGAAGTTTGAATTCGATTCCTACTGGGAAAAAATCAAACACCCCTGGCGGGACTGA